Below is a genomic region from Pyrococcus kukulkanii.
ATCCTATTGTGAAAGAGATCATAATTTTCAGCGGCCTTCTGGTCTTTCGGGTTATTTGGATCAAGGGGGTAAGCTGGTATTATGTTTAGTATTATTCCCACAGGCTTGTTAGAGAACTTCTTAATAGAATCATAGGCTCTCGCATGCGCTATTACCTGATTCAGGATCACCTTTTTTGCTGCCGTTGGGTTGAGTATTCCTGGGGGCCATCCGACGTATGGAGCCAAATATCCTAGCTCCGCCGTTACCATGGGTTCGTCAAAAGTTGCCCAATAATCTACGTACTCATCGAACTTCCAAGCAATATAAGCGACGAACTTAGCGAACTCTATTATTGCCCTCTCATCGACCCATCCCTTGGCCTTGGCTTTCTCTATATTCATCCTAACCTCGATGGGATCGTGAAGCCATATGGGATTAGTCTGATGGTTCAAAGTCACGAATGTCGTGAATCCTAACTTCTTTAGGTTTTTAAGGACATCCAAATAGTGTTGAACTTCCCTCTTATTTGCTAATTCATCAAGTTGTTGCAGATGCTCTCTCTTTATCTTAACTTTCTTTATGAATCCATAGCCATCTTGTTCAACACTTACATCAACGTTAAAGGTGGGGCAAGGGAATATTCTGCTCCATTCTATCGTCAATTGATAGGCATTTAAGCCAAGATCCTTGGCAAGCCTATGATCGATTTCGTACAAATCGTAATTGTTAATTCCCTCTTCGGGTAGATCCCCACTAACTAATTCATTTTTAACGTTGTAAGGATCACGAACCCACGCCCACCAGTCACTTCTTGAGTCTATGTTCCTCCTATATGGATCTCCCATCTCAAATTGAAATGCCGATTGGACTACGCCCCAATAGAATTCCATCATCTCTCCCCAAGTC
It encodes:
- the bgaS gene encoding beta-galactosidase BgaS, with the protein product MEFYWGVVQSAFQFEMGDPYRRNIDSRSDWWAWVRDPYNVKNELVSGDLPEEGINNYDLYEIDHRLAKDLGLNAYQLTIEWSRIFPCPTFNVDVSVEQDGYGFIKKVKIKREHLQQLDELANKREVQHYLDVLKNLKKLGFTTFVTLNHQTNPIWLHDPIEVRMNIEKAKAKGWVDERAIIEFAKFVAYIAWKFDEYVDYWATFDEPMVTAELGYLAPYVGWPPGILNPTAAKKVILNQVIAHARAYDSIKKFSNKPVGIILNIIPAYPLDPNNPKDQKAAENYDLFHNRIFLEAVNRGKLDIEISGEYVKVTHLRRNDWIGNNYYTREVVRYVEPKYEELPLITFVGVEGYGYSGNPNSLSPDNNPTSDFGWEVFPQGLYDSTAEAYEYSKNVFITENGIADSKDILRPRYIVDHIREVKNLIENGIKVGGYFHWALTDNYEWAMGFKIRFGLYEVDLITKERIPRRKSVETYRKVVEEGIE